In one Liolophura sinensis isolate JHLJ2023 chromosome 11, CUHK_Ljap_v2, whole genome shotgun sequence genomic region, the following are encoded:
- the LOC135478224 gene encoding LOW QUALITY PROTEIN: 2-hydroxyacyl-CoA lyase 1-like (The sequence of the model RefSeq protein was modified relative to this genomic sequence to represent the inferred CDS: inserted 3 bases in 3 codons): protein MADGHGEQDARTGADILAEALRHQGVEYIFGIVGVPVVEIATAAQEAGIKFIAMRNEQAASYAASAIGYMTGRPSVCLVVSGPGLVHALAGMANAMENCWPLIVIGGSCFQYQEGRGAFQEYPQVECARPYSKYSARPSSVDRLPFYVETAVRHSLYGRPGAVYLDMPADIINGTAQLSQISPAQYCPAPPKTYADPDLVEKAVDFLQYAKRPLVIIGKGVSYARCESSVQQLVLDCKLPFLPTPMGKGVIPDIHPLCVAPARSKALQQADVILLLGARLNWILHFGLPPRFDPNVKIIQVDIQAEEMGRNVAPVVPLLGDVGAVVDQMNSRLSNLPRKFEFSTASDWWQVLNEKIKGNQVSVQSMIADHDTPLNYYVAYHEIQAVLPRDCVVISEGANTXDISRAMVPNFLPRHRLDAGSFGTMGVGXGFAIAAAIWCRDHAPEKRVVCIXGDSAFGFSGMEVETVCRYKLPIIFIIFNNNGVFSGVDKSTWENLTADSDPALSSPPNCLLPDARYDKVLAAFGGAGYLVTTIPQLRDSLSAAFTDRSNPSMINILINPLAQRKTQEFSWLTTSKL from the exons ATGGCAGACGGTCACGGCGAGCAGGATGCGAGGACAGGAGCAGATATTTTGGCAGAGGCCCTACGCCATCAG GGTGTGGAATACATATTTGGTATTGTGGGAGTCCCTGTCGTGGAGATAGCCACAGCTGCTCAGGAGGCGGGCATCAAGTTCATAGCCATGAGGAATGAGCAGGCg GCATCTTATGCAGCATCAGCGATAGGTTATATGACAGGACG TCCGTCTGTCTGCCTGGTTGTCTCTGGTCCAGGATTAGTCCACGCTCTAGCTGGGATGGCCAATGCCATGGAAAACTGCTG GCCTCTCATCGTGATTGGTGGGTCATGTTTTCAGTACCAGGAAGGGAGAGGAGCCTTTCAGGAATACCCTCAG GTGGAATGCGCCAGACCGTACTCTAAGTACTCCGCCCGGCCTAGCTCTGTAGATAGACTGCCATTCTATGTCGAAACA gCCGTACGTCACAGTTTGTATGGTCGCCCAGGAGCCGTCTACCTGGACATGCCAGCCGATATCATCAATGGTACAGCACAACTGTCTCAGATCAG CCCTGCGCAGTATTGCCCAGCTCCCCCAAAGACTTACGCTGACCCTGATCTGGTGGAGAAGGCAGTGGATTTTCTACAGTACGCAAAGCGACCTCTGGTTATAATCGGCAAAGG TGTGAGCTATGCCAGGTGTGAATCCAGTGTCCAGCAATTAGTCCTCGACTGTAAACTACCCTTCTTACCTACGCCCATGGGGAAGGGTGTGATACCTGACATCCATCCGCTCTGTGTGGCACCCGCAAGGTCCAA GGCTTTGCAGCAGGCAGATGTTATTCTACTTCTCGGTGCCAGACTCAACTGGATATTGCACTTTGGACTTCCGCCACGATTTGACCCGAATGTGAAGATTATACAG GTTGATATCCAGGCAGAGGAGATGGGACGGAATGTTGCCCCAGTGGTACCTCTGCTAGGAGATGTGGGAGCTGTGGTTGATCAG ATGAATAGCCGATTAAGTAATCTGCCGCGGAAGTTTGAGTTCAGCACTGCCTCAGACTGGTGGCAGGTACTTAATGAGAAGATCAAAGGGAACCAAGTCAGTGTGCAG AGTATGATAGCTGACCACGACACTCCCCTGAATTATTATGTCGCTTATCATGAG ATTCAGGCCGTATTACCACGGGACTGCGTTGTGATCAGTGAAGGGGCTAACA ATGACATCAGCAGGGCAATGGTTCCTAATTTCTTACCCAGGCACCG ATTAGACGCTGGTTCGTTCGGGACAATGGGTGTGG TTGGATTTGCCATAGCTGCTGCCATCTGGTGTCGAGATCATGCACCAGAGAAGCGGGTTGTCTGTA AGGGTGACAGTGCCTTTGGGTTTTCGGGCATGGAGGTGGAAACAGTCTGCAG GTACAAACTTCCAATTATCTTCATTATTTTTAACAACAACGGTGTGTTCAGCGGAGTCGACAAATCTACATGGGAGAATTTGACGGCAGATTCCGATCCTGCCCTCAG CTCACCACCTAACTGCCTGTTGCCTGACGCCCGCTACGACAAGGTGCTAGCAGCCTTTGGAGGAGCTGGCTACCTGGTGACAACTATCCCACAGCTGAGAGACAGTCTCTCAGCAGCCTTCACGGACAGGAGCAATCCTTCTATGATCAACATTCTCATTAACCCGCTGGCTCAGCGCAAAACACAG GAGTTTTCCTGGTTGACGACTTCTAAGCTGTAG